Proteins from one Catenuloplanes atrovinosus genomic window:
- a CDS encoding DUF3618 domain-containing protein: protein MTMEDVRKNDGSSQDLDALRAEIERTRAELGDTVQALAAKADVKARAKEQVEQAKANLALRVQDAKETVSQRAHEAADVVSVRAHEVSVRAHDAGEAVRRNPVPAAAIAAATAAALVLALWLIRRRR from the coding sequence ATGACCATGGAGGATGTGCGCAAGAACGACGGGTCGTCGCAGGACCTCGACGCGCTGCGCGCCGAGATAGAGCGCACCCGGGCCGAGCTCGGCGACACGGTGCAGGCGCTGGCCGCGAAGGCGGACGTGAAGGCGCGCGCCAAGGAGCAGGTCGAGCAGGCCAAGGCGAACCTGGCGCTGCGCGTCCAGGACGCCAAGGAGACCGTGTCGCAGCGCGCGCACGAGGCGGCCGACGTCGTGTCGGTCCGTGCGCACGAGGTGTCGGTTCGTGCACATGACGCCGGTGAGGCGGTGCGCCGCAACCCGGTGCCCGCCGCGGCGATCGCGGCCGCCACGGCCGCGGCGCTCGTGCTGGCGCTGTGGCTGATCCGGCGTCGTCGCTGA
- a CDS encoding DUF4235 domain-containing protein codes for MGKKINSLAYKPVGILAGVAAGAIAGALFKEVWKLAGNDDDAPNATDEDRGWGEILVAAAIQGAIFAVVKAAVDRGGAVGVRRVTGHWPD; via the coding sequence ATGGGCAAGAAGATCAACTCATTGGCGTACAAGCCGGTCGGCATCCTCGCCGGCGTGGCCGCGGGTGCGATCGCGGGCGCGCTGTTCAAAGAGGTGTGGAAGCTGGCCGGCAACGACGACGACGCACCCAACGCGACCGACGAGGACCGCGGCTGGGGCGAGATCCTGGTCGCGGCCGCGATCCAGGGCGCGATCTTCGCGGTGGTCAAGGCCGCCGTCGACCGCGGTGGCGCCGTCGGCGTCCGTCGCGTCACGGGCCACTGGCCCGACTGA
- a CDS encoding aldo/keto reductase has protein sequence MERRSFPKLGGRSVGVIGLGTWQLGADWGEVDEDDALATVDAAVAAGVTFLDTADVYGDGRSEQLIGRYLREHPGHGLTVATKMGRRVPQEPGNYTLDNFRAWTDRSRANLGVDTLDLVQLHCPPTPVFSAQAVYDALDTLVEEKRIAAYGVSVETCAEALEAISRPGTASVQIILNAFRLKPLEAVLPAASEAGVGIIARVPLASGLLSGKYDATTSFPENDHRNFNRHGESFDVGETFSGVDFETGLEAVRRLAPLVPDGATTAQFALRWIIDQPAVTVVIPGARNAAQAEGNAAAAALPPLPAQTHAAVTEVYDELIRPQVHSRW, from the coding sequence GTGGAGAGAAGAAGCTTCCCCAAGCTCGGCGGACGGTCGGTCGGCGTCATCGGCCTCGGCACCTGGCAGCTCGGCGCGGACTGGGGCGAGGTCGACGAGGACGACGCGCTCGCCACGGTCGACGCCGCCGTCGCGGCGGGCGTCACGTTCCTGGACACCGCGGACGTCTACGGCGACGGGCGCAGCGAGCAGCTGATCGGCCGCTACCTGCGCGAGCACCCCGGGCACGGGCTGACCGTCGCGACCAAGATGGGCCGCCGGGTGCCGCAGGAGCCGGGCAACTACACGCTCGACAACTTCCGGGCCTGGACCGACCGCTCCCGCGCCAACCTCGGCGTGGACACGCTCGACCTGGTCCAGTTGCACTGCCCGCCCACGCCGGTCTTCTCGGCGCAGGCCGTCTACGACGCGCTCGACACGCTGGTCGAGGAGAAGCGCATCGCGGCGTACGGCGTGAGCGTGGAGACCTGCGCGGAGGCGCTGGAGGCGATCTCCCGCCCCGGCACGGCCAGCGTCCAGATCATCCTGAACGCGTTCCGGCTCAAGCCGCTGGAGGCGGTGCTCCCGGCCGCGTCCGAGGCCGGCGTCGGCATCATCGCGCGCGTCCCGCTCGCCAGCGGCCTGCTCTCCGGCAAGTACGACGCGACCACCTCGTTCCCGGAGAACGACCACCGGAACTTCAACCGGCACGGCGAGTCCTTCGACGTGGGCGAGACGTTCTCCGGCGTCGACTTCGAGACCGGCCTGGAGGCCGTCCGCCGGCTCGCGCCGCTGGTCCCGGACGGCGCCACCACCGCGCAGTTCGCGCTCCGGTGGATCATCGACCAGCCCGCCGTGACCGTGGTCATCCCGGGCGCGCGCAACGCCGCCCAGGCGGAGGGGAACGCGGCCGCCGCCGCACTGCCGCCGCTGCCCGCGCAGACGCACGCGGCCGTGACCGAGGTCTACGACGAACTGATCCGCCCCCAGGTGCACTCGCGATGGTGA
- a CDS encoding trans-aconitate 2-methyltransferase, with translation MWDPDVYQRYGDERSRPFFDLVGRVPVDAPRRVVDLGCGPGDLTATLARRWPSARVEGVDSSAEMIAKASALGAPVAFAVGDVRSWQPAPDVDVLVSNAVLQWVPGHEELLPRWAASVAPGGVIALQVPGNFGAPSHRALQELAASPRWADALNGVGLIRRVPDFAAYGRIFARLGCAVDAWATTYLHPLPAADGAEHPVLRWMDGTALRPVKAALPEADWPVFRTALGERLAEAYPVENGLVFFPFHRNFVVARTPEKDARA, from the coding sequence ATGTGGGATCCGGACGTCTACCAGCGGTACGGCGACGAGCGCTCGCGGCCGTTCTTCGACCTGGTCGGCCGGGTGCCGGTGGACGCACCCCGGCGGGTGGTGGACCTCGGCTGCGGGCCCGGCGACCTGACCGCCACGCTGGCGCGGCGCTGGCCGTCCGCGCGGGTCGAGGGCGTCGACTCGTCCGCCGAGATGATCGCGAAGGCGTCCGCGCTGGGCGCGCCGGTGGCGTTCGCGGTCGGCGACGTACGGTCGTGGCAGCCCGCGCCGGACGTGGACGTGCTGGTCAGCAACGCGGTGCTGCAGTGGGTGCCCGGCCACGAGGAACTGCTGCCGCGCTGGGCGGCCTCGGTGGCACCGGGCGGCGTGATCGCGCTCCAGGTGCCGGGCAACTTCGGCGCGCCGTCGCACCGGGCGCTCCAGGAACTGGCCGCGTCGCCGCGCTGGGCCGACGCGCTGAACGGCGTCGGGCTGATCCGCCGGGTGCCGGACTTCGCCGCGTACGGACGGATCTTCGCGCGGCTGGGGTGCGCGGTCGACGCGTGGGCCACCACCTACCTCCACCCGCTGCCCGCCGCGGACGGGGCGGAGCACCCGGTGCTGCGGTGGATGGACGGGACCGCGCTGCGGCCGGTCAAGGCGGCCCTGCCGGAAGCGGATTGGCCGGTGTTCCGCACGGCGCTGGGTGAGCGCCTCGCGGAGGCGTACCCGGTGGAGAATGGTCTCGTCTTCTTCCCCTTCCACCGCAACTTCGTGGTGGCCCGCACTCCCGAGAAGGACGCACGCGCGTGA
- a CDS encoding adenosine deaminase, translating to MSDLTDFIAGLPKAELHVHHVGSASPRIVAELAARHEGSTPVPADPEALARYFEFRDFAHFIEVYLSVVDLIRDPEDVRILTYEIARELARQQVRYAEVTITPFSTVNRGMPAEAFCEAIEDARLHAEKELNIALRWCFDIPGEAGPTAGEDTLRIALDQRPDGLISFGLGGPEVPRPQWKPYFDAARAAGLRSVPHAGETTGPETVWDAIRHLGAERIGHGIGAARDPELMAYLAEHGIALEVCPTSNVRTRAVPSLAEHPLPTLVAAGVPVTINSDDPPMFGTTLNDEYRVAAQLLGLDRAGVAELAKAAVTHSFMPEGDKITLIGEIDTYAS from the coding sequence GTGAGCGACCTGACCGATTTCATCGCCGGACTGCCCAAGGCCGAGCTGCACGTGCACCACGTCGGCTCCGCCTCCCCGCGGATCGTGGCCGAGCTGGCCGCGCGGCACGAGGGCAGCACGCCGGTGCCGGCCGACCCGGAGGCGCTCGCGAGGTACTTCGAGTTCCGCGACTTCGCGCACTTCATCGAGGTGTACCTGAGCGTGGTCGACCTGATCCGGGACCCGGAGGACGTGCGAATCCTGACCTACGAGATCGCGCGCGAGCTGGCCCGGCAACAGGTGCGGTACGCGGAGGTGACGATCACGCCGTTCTCCACGGTCAACCGCGGCATGCCGGCCGAGGCGTTCTGCGAGGCGATCGAGGACGCCCGGCTGCACGCGGAGAAGGAGCTGAACATCGCGCTCCGCTGGTGCTTCGACATCCCGGGCGAGGCCGGGCCGACCGCGGGCGAGGACACGCTGCGGATCGCGCTGGACCAGCGGCCGGACGGGTTGATCAGCTTCGGGCTGGGCGGGCCGGAGGTGCCGCGGCCACAGTGGAAGCCGTACTTCGACGCGGCGCGCGCGGCCGGGCTGCGCTCGGTGCCGCACGCGGGCGAGACCACCGGGCCGGAGACGGTGTGGGACGCGATCCGGCACCTCGGCGCGGAACGGATCGGGCACGGCATCGGCGCGGCGCGCGACCCGGAGCTGATGGCGTACCTGGCCGAGCACGGGATCGCGCTGGAGGTGTGCCCGACGTCGAACGTGCGGACCCGCGCGGTGCCGTCGCTGGCCGAGCACCCGCTGCCCACGCTGGTCGCGGCCGGCGTGCCGGTGACGATCAACTCGGACGACCCGCCGATGTTCGGCACCACGCTGAACGACGAGTACCGGGTGGCGGCGCAACTGCTGGGCCTGGACCGGGCCGGCGTGGCGGAGCTGGCCAAGGCCGCGGTCACCCACTCGTTCATGCCGGAGGGCGACAAGATCACCCTGATCGGGGAGATCGACACGTACGCGTCCTAG